A part of Pseudomonadota bacterium genomic DNA contains:
- a CDS encoding DoxX family protein, which translates to MSDTSLSAPKPLVPALGSITEALAPLADPLVRAATGLMLVPHGAQKLFGWFGGYGVAGTGEFFASQLGLPASLALMAGLIEFGGGLLLAFGLATRAAAALIFGLMAVAVVEVHLANGFFWTDGGYEYPLLWSVLALSYVIRGGGRFSLDAAIGREL; encoded by the coding sequence ATGTCGGATACGTCGCTTTCCGCGCCCAAGCCGCTGGTTCCGGCGCTGGGCTCGATCACCGAAGCCCTGGCACCCTTGGCCGACCCGCTGGTGCGGGCGGCAACCGGGCTCATGCTTGTCCCCCATGGTGCGCAGAAGCTGTTTGGCTGGTTCGGTGGCTATGGCGTTGCCGGCACCGGCGAATTCTTCGCCTCGCAATTGGGGCTGCCGGCCTCGCTGGCGCTCATGGCTGGGCTCATCGAATTCGGCGGCGGTCTGCTTTTGGCTTTTGGCCTGGCGACACGCGCCGCCGCTGCCTTGATCTTCGGCTTGATGGCTGTCGCCGTGGTCGAGGTGCACCTGGCGAACGGCTTCTTCTGGACCGATGGCGGCTATGAATACCCACTTCTTTGGAGCGTGCTCGCGTTGAGCTATGTCATCCGGGGCGGTGGCCGCTTCTCGCTCGATGCCGCGATCGGCCGCGAGCTTTAA
- a CDS encoding pirin family protein — translation MTIQLRPAEARGHANHGWLDTHHTFSFAHYYDPAHMGYRSLRVINDDSLKPGSGFPMHGHRDMEIVTYLVRGALAHKDTTGGSGVLNRGDVQSMTAGTGVRHSEFNASDKDDLRLLQIWILPDREGHEPTYRQTSVPDAAKRNTLSLLVAPDGGEGVLDIHQDVRIYASLLDRGARVGHKLASGRGAWIQVVDGTLSANGQTLKTGDGAAIEDVETIDIAATTEAEFLLFDLT, via the coding sequence ATGACTATCCAACTGCGTCCGGCCGAAGCCCGTGGACATGCGAACCACGGCTGGCTCGACACCCACCACACCTTCTCATTCGCTCACTACTATGACCCGGCGCATATGGGCTATCGCAGCCTGCGCGTCATCAATGACGATAGCCTCAAGCCCGGATCCGGCTTTCCCATGCACGGCCACCGGGACATGGAGATCGTGACCTACCTCGTCCGCGGCGCGCTGGCGCATAAGGACACGACCGGCGGCTCCGGCGTGCTCAACCGCGGCGACGTCCAGTCCATGACGGCAGGGACGGGCGTGCGCCACAGCGAGTTCAACGCTTCCGACAAAGACGATCTCCGCCTGCTGCAGATCTGGATTCTGCCCGACCGCGAGGGGCATGAGCCCACCTACCGGCAGACCAGCGTCCCCGATGCGGCCAAGCGCAACACGCTCAGCCTGCTGGTCGCCCCTGACGGCGGCGAGGGCGTGCTCGACATTCACCAGGATGTCCGCATCTATGCGAGCCTGCTCGATCGCGGCGCCAGGGTCGGCCACAAGCTGGCATCGGGGCGCGGCGCCTGGATCCAGGTCGTCGACGGCACACTCTCGGCGAACGGGCAGACCTTGAAGACGGGTGACGGTGCTGCGATCGAAGACGTCGAGACGATCGACATCGCCGCGACGACGGAGGCGGAGTTCCTGTTGTTCGACCTGACGTGA
- a CDS encoding ABC transporter permease, with translation MRLLMRLTRRRIFVVGLVLLALAVISAVFAPWVAPFSPQKMQVANRLAAPSAIHPFGTDEFGRDVLSRTIYGARLSLLVGFLVVVVSGVIGTAMGLVAGYVRSLDAALMRLTDAMMAFPDILLAIALMAGLGPGLLNVVLALGIVYTPRIARIVRAATLILRELQFIEAAEAIGATRSRIIMAHLLPNLVSPIIVQATFVFAYAILTEAALSFLGVGVPPTVATWGNMIASAQQVMQQAEWLILAPGIAIALTVVSLQIFGDGLRDALDPRLRRVV, from the coding sequence ATGCGCCTGCTGATGCGCCTAACGCGTCGCCGCATCTTCGTCGTGGGTCTCGTCTTGCTTGCATTGGCGGTGATCTCCGCGGTGTTCGCGCCCTGGGTCGCCCCCTTTAGTCCGCAAAAGATGCAGGTCGCCAATCGGCTGGCGGCGCCAAGCGCGATCCATCCCTTCGGCACCGACGAATTCGGCCGCGACGTCCTCAGTCGCACGATCTATGGCGCCCGGCTTTCGCTGCTGGTCGGCTTTCTTGTCGTCGTCGTCTCCGGTGTCATCGGAACGGCGATGGGACTCGTGGCGGGCTATGTCAGGAGCCTGGACGCAGCACTGATGCGGCTGACCGATGCCATGATGGCGTTTCCCGACATACTTCTGGCCATCGCCCTGATGGCGGGCCTGGGTCCGGGGCTGCTGAACGTCGTGCTGGCGCTTGGCATCGTCTATACGCCGCGGATCGCGCGCATCGTGCGCGCCGCAACCCTGATCCTCCGCGAGCTGCAGTTCATCGAGGCCGCGGAAGCAATCGGCGCCACGCGATCCAGAATCATCATGGCTCACCTCCTGCCGAATCTGGTCTCGCCGATCATCGTCCAAGCCACGTTCGTGTTCGCATACGCAATCCTCACCGAGGCGGCCTTGTCATTCCTCGGCGTCGGCGTCCCTCCGACCGTCGCCACCTGGGGCAACATGATTGCCAGCGCTCAACAGGTCATGCAGCAGGCCGAATGGCTGATCCTGGCCCCGGGCATCGCCATCGCGCTCACGGTGGTCTCGCTGCAGATCTTCGGAGACGGCTTGCGGGATGCGCTCGATCCCCGGCTGAGACGGGTGGTATGA